The following proteins are co-located in the Acanthochromis polyacanthus isolate Apoly-LR-REF ecotype Palm Island chromosome 7, KAUST_Apoly_ChrSc, whole genome shotgun sequence genome:
- the si:dkey-283b1.6 gene encoding uncharacterized protein si:dkey-283b1.6, producing MVFDSLPFLEIFLGFIGFGLSIIFCTTFCRACSRYREQQIEEEALRHSESEAHQRSIYFIPFRAEGMSHSDSEDSHAPPRYSTDVYNGPPPSYNELDFKPDDLPPAYTEQDFSVNFTAPNSVIIDAQPPQ from the exons ATGGTGTTTGATTCTTTGCCCTTTCTGGA GATCTTCCTGGGCTTCATCGGCTTCGGTCTCTCCATCATATTCTGCACCACCTTCTGCAGAGCCTGCAGTCGCTATAGGGAGCAGCAGATTGAGGAGGAGGCTCTGAGACACAGTGAAAGTGAAGCTCACCAACGGTCCATTTACTTCATCCCCTTCCGAGCAGAAGGCATGTCACATTCAGACAGTGAAGATTCACATGCACCTCCGCGGTACAGCACTGATGTCTACAATGGGCCTCCACCGTCATATAATGAG CTGGATTTTAAGCCTGATGATCTGCCACCTGCTTACACAGAACAAGACTTTTCTGTGAATTTCACAGCACCAAACTCAGTCATAATAGACGCACAGCCACCACAGTAA